From Kineosporia succinea, the proteins below share one genomic window:
- a CDS encoding type IV pilus twitching motility protein PilT: MDNSYPGQPGPERPAAPAPTAPAPGQAAAPQPRSHPAPAGHQPGAQPSGHPGAHPGAHPVLHPGLQPAAQPGAHTVAPPAYSHPTYAQAAQPGAQPGVHPGLQQPVRAAQPGQNVTPGLVPPQQQPQPPARPVAQPAGGQPGLMPLAQPGLMPAPAPGRHQAAPGQVPQQAPQPNVQPGVQPGRVPSQPQPPATAPQPPQQQRPQASPIEPTGFDLHAVLAFLVQQGGSDLHLSNGAPPLVRIRGHLAPVPDHPPLNNHAIQSTVYAILTQKQRERFEENLELDFAYAVPGASRFRVNVYRQRESMGAVMRVIPYEIKTLEQLSINPKVATFAGLPRGMVLVTGPTGSGKSTTLAALIDLANRTRHDHIMTVEDPIEFLHPNKNCLVNQREVGEDTHSFGSALKHVLRQDPDIILVGELRDLETISVALTAAETGHLVFGTLHTQDAAQTVDRIIDVFPPEQQQQVRVQLAGALQGVVCQTLVRSADGKGRAAATEVMFATGAIRNLIREGKTHQIYSAMQAGAQQGMQTMDQCLADMVRAGRVQYDQALEKAHHADDFQRLTGRG, from the coding sequence GTGGACAACAGCTATCCCGGGCAGCCCGGACCCGAAAGGCCGGCGGCTCCCGCTCCCACCGCTCCCGCCCCGGGGCAGGCCGCTGCCCCGCAGCCGCGGTCGCACCCGGCGCCGGCCGGCCACCAGCCGGGAGCCCAGCCGTCCGGGCACCCCGGAGCACACCCCGGAGCACACCCGGTACTGCACCCTGGACTGCAGCCGGCCGCCCAGCCGGGGGCACACACGGTGGCGCCGCCCGCCTACTCGCACCCGACCTACGCACAGGCGGCTCAGCCGGGTGCTCAGCCCGGCGTTCACCCGGGCCTCCAGCAGCCGGTCCGTGCGGCCCAGCCCGGCCAGAACGTGACCCCGGGCCTGGTTCCGCCGCAGCAGCAGCCCCAGCCGCCGGCCCGTCCGGTCGCGCAGCCGGCCGGGGGACAGCCGGGTCTGATGCCGCTGGCCCAGCCCGGTCTCATGCCCGCACCGGCCCCCGGACGGCACCAGGCCGCACCCGGTCAGGTGCCGCAGCAGGCACCCCAGCCGAACGTACAGCCCGGCGTCCAGCCGGGTCGGGTGCCCAGCCAGCCACAGCCGCCGGCGACGGCTCCGCAGCCGCCCCAGCAGCAACGTCCTCAAGCCTCACCGATCGAGCCGACCGGCTTCGACCTGCACGCCGTGCTGGCGTTCCTGGTGCAGCAGGGCGGCTCCGACCTGCACCTGTCGAACGGCGCCCCGCCGCTGGTGCGTATCCGCGGCCACCTCGCCCCGGTGCCCGACCACCCGCCGCTGAACAACCACGCGATCCAGTCGACGGTCTACGCGATCCTCACCCAGAAGCAGCGGGAACGTTTCGAGGAGAACCTCGAGCTCGACTTCGCCTACGCGGTGCCCGGCGCCTCGCGGTTCCGGGTGAACGTGTACCGGCAGCGTGAGTCGATGGGCGCCGTGATGCGGGTGATCCCTTACGAGATCAAGACTCTCGAGCAGCTGAGCATCAACCCGAAGGTCGCGACGTTCGCCGGCCTGCCCCGCGGCATGGTGCTGGTGACCGGCCCGACCGGCTCGGGAAAGTCGACGACGCTGGCGGCGCTGATCGACCTGGCCAACCGCACCCGGCACGACCACATCATGACCGTGGAAGACCCCATCGAGTTCCTCCACCCGAACAAGAACTGCCTGGTCAACCAGCGTGAGGTGGGCGAGGACACGCACTCGTTCGGCAGCGCGCTCAAGCACGTGCTGCGCCAGGACCCGGACATCATCCTGGTCGGTGAGCTCCGTGACCTGGAGACGATCTCGGTGGCGCTGACCGCGGCCGAGACCGGTCACCTGGTGTTCGGCACGCTGCACACGCAGGACGCCGCGCAGACGGTCGACCGCATCATCGACGTGTTCCCGCCCGAGCAGCAGCAGCAGGTCCGGGTGCAGCTGGCCGGTGCGCTGCAGGGCGTGGTCTGCCAGACCCTGGTGCGATCGGCCGACGGCAAGGGCCGCGCGGCGGCCACCGAGGTGATGTTCGCGACCGGTGCCATCCGGAACCTGATCCGTGAGGGCAAGACCCACCAGATCTACTCGGCGATGCAGGCCGGGGCCCAGCAGGGCATGCAGACGATGGACCAGTGTCTGGCCGACATGGTGCGGGCCGGCCGGGTGCAGTACGACCAGGCGCTCGAGAAGGCGCACCACGCCGACGACTTCCAGCGCCTGACCGGGCGCGGCTGA
- a CDS encoding PilW family protein: MTRALRHWRAGREKRDTGMTLVELLVSIATASVLMTAIAVVFFGVLRGVTTVNVKTTGTADARIALEAMTRALRVAVKPATRQSAFDTRFAMVNSQRVAFYALLYRNSSTGAATPTAAPDPMLVKFDYQNSCITQTLVPMQLDASGAPAWDGTGTTTCLARTTQPPAFRYFSSGAPKATEYTTGTTDVTSSNLPLIQSIEMTVTIQDVSRPQTKDVVMSDRVTMSNIAS; encoded by the coding sequence ATGACGCGGGCACTCCGGCACTGGCGGGCCGGCCGGGAAAAGCGGGACACCGGAATGACTCTGGTGGAGTTGCTGGTCAGCATCGCGACCGCCAGCGTCCTGATGACGGCCATCGCGGTGGTCTTCTTCGGTGTGCTGCGCGGGGTCACGACCGTCAACGTGAAGACGACGGGGACGGCGGACGCCCGGATCGCGCTGGAGGCCATGACCCGGGCACTGCGGGTCGCGGTCAAGCCGGCCACCCGGCAGTCCGCCTTCGACACCCGGTTCGCGATGGTCAACTCGCAGCGGGTCGCCTTCTACGCGCTGCTCTACCGCAACTCCTCCACCGGGGCCGCAACCCCGACCGCGGCACCGGACCCGATGCTGGTGAAGTTCGATTACCAGAACTCGTGCATCACCCAGACCCTGGTGCCGATGCAGCTGGACGCCAGTGGCGCCCCGGCCTGGGACGGCACCGGGACCACCACCTGTCTGGCCCGCACCACCCAGCCGCCGGCCTTCCGCTACTTCAGTTCCGGCGCGCCCAAGGCCACCGAGTACACCACCGGCACGACCGACGTCACCTCCTCGAACCTGCCGCTGATCCAGAGCATCGAGATGACGGTGACGATCCAGGACGTCAGCCGGCCCCAGACGAAGGACGTAGTCATGAGCGACCGCGTGACCATGAGCAACATCGCGAGCTGA
- a CDS encoding prepilin-type N-terminal cleavage/methylation domain-containing protein — MGVTTGRRRRGPDDAGMSLLEVVIAMAIFSIGVTAVLGLLIRTDQVASGNLRRSTAAGLVDQYLEAARAQAALDLTNGRNIDLPKVNGIEYKVTTNVSVLTSDATSSACTTAAGSARLAYKLVRVAVTWPDMGLVQPVTGDLLRAIGPGAIDSTKNSLAVQLSDANGKPVAGVTVALNGGTTTQTTGDDGCAVFTGLADGAYSATANQAGYVGTANTQSAPSRTVNVTATQSSTGNGAAVGTLSKVDLPYDTARSLTYTYASPMSGVTALASGIPLRISRSGLTETTVSATCASSSTSMCLTTTTPPQIQALYPGTYTVKAGSCTPAGPSQGQVNIQDAAASGGAVSIPMGALTIQVKGLLGSSSRLVTITPSSSCPAGDSYTVNVPAAGTTVLVPYGSYVLTATGVTVSSSATVSSGSPVQSVVVGAVV; from the coding sequence ATGGGGGTGACGACGGGGCGGCGCCGGCGAGGGCCGGACGACGCCGGTATGTCGCTGCTCGAAGTGGTGATCGCGATGGCGATCTTCTCGATCGGCGTCACCGCGGTGCTCGGCCTTCTCATCCGGACCGATCAGGTCGCGAGCGGAAACCTGCGCCGCAGCACCGCCGCCGGCCTCGTCGACCAGTACCTGGAGGCCGCTCGCGCCCAGGCGGCCCTGGACCTGACCAACGGCCGGAACATCGATCTCCCGAAGGTCAACGGCATCGAGTACAAGGTCACGACCAACGTCAGCGTCCTGACCTCCGACGCCACCTCGAGTGCCTGCACCACCGCAGCCGGAAGTGCGCGCCTGGCCTACAAACTCGTCCGGGTGGCGGTGACCTGGCCGGACATGGGGCTGGTGCAGCCGGTCACCGGGGACCTGCTGCGGGCGATCGGCCCGGGCGCCATCGACTCGACCAAGAACTCGCTGGCCGTGCAGCTGAGCGACGCGAACGGCAAGCCGGTGGCCGGGGTGACCGTGGCCCTCAACGGCGGCACGACCACCCAGACCACCGGTGACGACGGCTGCGCCGTGTTCACCGGGCTCGCGGACGGCGCCTACTCGGCGACGGCCAACCAGGCCGGGTACGTCGGGACCGCCAACACCCAGAGCGCGCCGAGCCGCACGGTGAACGTCACCGCGACTCAGTCCAGCACCGGCAACGGGGCCGCGGTCGGCACCCTCTCGAAGGTCGATCTGCCCTACGACACCGCCCGTTCCCTGACCTACACCTACGCGTCCCCCATGAGCGGGGTGACGGCTCTCGCCAGCGGTATCCCGCTGCGCATCAGCCGCAGCGGCCTGACCGAGACGACGGTCTCCGCCACCTGCGCCTCGTCGAGCACCTCGATGTGCCTCACCACCACGACACCGCCCCAGATCCAGGCGCTGTACCCCGGGACGTACACGGTCAAGGCCGGGTCGTGCACGCCGGCCGGGCCGTCGCAGGGGCAGGTCAACATCCAGGACGCGGCGGCGAGCGGCGGTGCGGTCAGCATCCCGATGGGAGCGCTGACGATTCAGGTCAAGGGCCTTCTCGGCTCGTCGAGCCGCCTGGTGACCATCACTCCCTCGAGCAGCTGCCCGGCCGGGGACTCGTACACCGTCAACGTCCCGGCCGCCGGGACCACCGTGCTGGTGCCCTACGGCAGCTACGTCCTCACGGCCACCGGCGTCACGGTCTCCTCCTCCGCGACCGTGAGCAGCGGCAGCCCGGTGCAGAGCGTGGTCGTCGGGGCGGTGGTCTGA
- a CDS encoding type IV pilus modification PilV family protein, producing the protein MAGWACADACPRREHARDSGMSLLEVVVAMAVFAIGVTAVLGVFMQTGAVAGDNLRRTTAANLVSQQLEKARSQTPQQIPDDPSTTVQTVGSVTYTITQNASYLTSGATSSACTGTSGALAYKLVRVSVSWDNMGLVKPVTGDLLRSVGFGPNDGTKGALSVLVKGSTGLGVPGVTVTLVGTGKTQVTGADGCVLFATLDSKAYSVSVNQAGYVGIAGTQSATSNPYSVAAGQLTKGELLYDTSRTVNLTAGVPDGVSAYVVPSGVPIQVGNTLMTTTKLGSCTGSSLCLSGFPGQIRNLFPEVQTVTAGQCTTTDASQAAIDNRLPATDDAALAIPLGAVTVNVRSVLTGQAASARTVTLTSGDCSGNSYRMTSGSTILLPYGTYNVSVPSGVLASKATVGSAARTATLTVNVVT; encoded by the coding sequence ATGGCTGGATGGGCTTGCGCGGACGCGTGTCCGCGGCGGGAACACGCTCGCGACAGCGGGATGTCGCTGCTCGAGGTCGTCGTCGCGATGGCGGTCTTCGCCATCGGCGTGACGGCCGTACTCGGCGTCTTCATGCAGACCGGCGCGGTCGCGGGCGACAACCTGCGCCGCACGACGGCGGCCAACCTGGTCAGCCAGCAGCTGGAGAAGGCGCGCTCCCAGACGCCGCAGCAGATCCCGGACGACCCCTCGACGACCGTCCAGACCGTCGGCTCCGTCACCTACACGATCACCCAGAACGCCAGCTACCTGACCTCGGGCGCCACCTCCAGCGCCTGCACGGGCACCAGCGGGGCCCTGGCCTACAAGCTCGTCCGGGTGTCGGTGAGCTGGGACAACATGGGCCTGGTCAAGCCCGTCACCGGTGACCTGCTGCGCTCGGTCGGGTTCGGGCCGAACGACGGCACCAAGGGCGCGCTCTCGGTGCTGGTGAAGGGGTCGACCGGGCTCGGGGTCCCCGGGGTCACGGTGACCCTGGTCGGGACCGGCAAGACCCAGGTCACCGGTGCCGACGGCTGCGTGCTCTTCGCGACGCTGGACAGCAAGGCCTACTCGGTCTCGGTCAACCAGGCCGGGTACGTGGGCATAGCCGGCACCCAGTCCGCGACCAGCAACCCCTACAGCGTCGCAGCTGGTCAGCTGACCAAGGGCGAGCTGCTCTACGACACCTCGCGGACGGTGAACCTCACCGCGGGGGTGCCGGACGGGGTGAGCGCCTACGTGGTCCCGAGCGGGGTTCCGATCCAGGTCGGCAACACCCTGATGACCACCACGAAGCTGGGCTCCTGCACCGGGAGCTCGCTGTGCCTGAGCGGTTTCCCCGGCCAGATCCGCAACCTCTTCCCCGAGGTGCAGACGGTGACGGCGGGGCAGTGCACGACGACGGACGCCTCCCAGGCGGCCATCGACAACCGTCTCCCGGCCACCGACGACGCCGCTCTGGCGATCCCGCTGGGGGCCGTGACCGTGAACGTGCGCTCGGTGCTCACCGGGCAGGCGGCCAGTGCGCGGACCGTCACCCTCACCTCGGGCGACTGCTCCGGCAACTCCTACAGAATGACCAGCGGCAGCACGATCCTGCTGCCTTACGGCACCTACAACGTCTCCGTCCCCTCCGGCGTCCTGGCCAGCAAGGCCACGGTGGGCAGTGCCGCCCGCACGGCCACCCTGACCGTCAACGTGGTGACCTGA
- a CDS encoding type IV pilus modification PilV family protein — protein MYGGQDRWASGRDKKTGTERGFALVSVVMAIAILSTFLLVALAYTLNNLGPARRGQDAKSAQQAALAGIDEYLSRLAGDSSYWQKGNNDSTNAAFTSAGRTIQGTGGASSTSARYSYSLLSSVSDVSSSGVIRLRVTGMSGPAGGTGTVSRTMTVELKRSGLLDYVYLTDYEVIDPALVNGPSTCAAYYYALGTQPARSGKCSEIQWGANDTVNGPLHSNDALQINGSVNFTNPKTETSWPDTKGAADGAPTWWGKQNPPLTGYPPKYVDTIALPESNNELLNHVPPNIDVDGQVGKGCYYTGATRIILQGSTMRVLSPATSSSGVPARCYNTAASARGSEQTVAVPPVIYVGNTASTCAQVGYPATGELTPTQTGVDDASWQATVTKGGTAYSYQTTNYACGRGTVFVQGTTSVPVTVAGYDDVVVTGDLKVSATNGATLVGLIAGNCVWVYHPAKSGGTNQLPVNLNSSANVTTIQAAILALGHSFVVQNWNAGSSLGDLNVYGAIAQKFRGPVGTSNSSGGVASGYAKKYTYDGRLANIQPPYFLNAGNSPYKISGLTDG, from the coding sequence ATGTACGGGGGACAGGACCGGTGGGCTTCCGGCCGGGACAAGAAGACCGGTACGGAGCGGGGTTTCGCCCTGGTCTCGGTGGTGATGGCGATCGCGATCCTGAGCACGTTCCTGCTGGTGGCCCTCGCCTACACCCTGAACAACCTGGGCCCGGCCCGGCGCGGCCAGGACGCCAAGTCGGCCCAGCAGGCGGCCCTGGCCGGTATCGACGAGTACCTGTCCCGTCTGGCGGGGGACAGCAGTTACTGGCAGAAGGGCAACAACGACTCGACCAATGCCGCGTTCACCAGCGCCGGCCGGACGATCCAGGGCACCGGCGGGGCCTCGTCGACGTCCGCGCGCTACAGCTACTCGTTGCTCAGCAGCGTTTCGGACGTCAGCTCCAGCGGCGTCATCCGGTTGCGGGTCACCGGAATGAGCGGCCCCGCGGGTGGCACCGGCACGGTGAGCCGCACGATGACGGTCGAGCTCAAACGCAGCGGGCTCCTCGACTACGTCTACCTCACCGACTACGAGGTGATCGATCCGGCCCTGGTCAACGGCCCCAGCACCTGCGCCGCCTACTACTACGCGCTGGGTACCCAGCCGGCCCGATCCGGTAAGTGCAGCGAGATCCAGTGGGGGGCCAACGACACCGTCAACGGGCCCCTGCACTCCAACGACGCCCTCCAGATCAACGGATCCGTCAACTTCACCAACCCGAAGACCGAGACCAGCTGGCCGGACACGAAGGGCGCGGCCGACGGCGCCCCGACCTGGTGGGGCAAGCAGAATCCGCCACTGACCGGGTACCCGCCCAAGTACGTGGACACCATCGCGTTGCCCGAGAGCAACAACGAGCTGCTCAACCACGTACCGCCGAACATCGACGTCGACGGGCAGGTGGGCAAGGGGTGCTACTACACCGGGGCCACCCGGATCATCCTGCAGGGCAGCACCATGCGAGTGCTGAGTCCTGCCACCTCCTCGTCCGGCGTGCCCGCCCGTTGCTACAACACCGCGGCGTCGGCCCGGGGCAGTGAGCAGACCGTGGCGGTGCCGCCCGTGATCTACGTCGGCAACACGGCGTCGACCTGCGCCCAGGTCGGCTACCCGGCCACCGGCGAGCTCACGCCCACGCAGACCGGAGTCGACGACGCGTCCTGGCAGGCCACCGTCACCAAGGGCGGCACCGCGTACAGCTATCAGACCACCAACTACGCCTGCGGACGTGGCACGGTCTTCGTCCAGGGCACCACCAGCGTCCCGGTCACCGTCGCCGGGTACGACGACGTGGTGGTGACGGGCGACCTGAAGGTCAGCGCCACCAACGGCGCGACCCTGGTCGGGCTCATCGCAGGCAACTGCGTCTGGGTCTACCACCCGGCCAAGTCGGGCGGCACGAACCAGCTGCCGGTCAACCTCAACAGCAGCGCCAACGTGACCACGATCCAGGCCGCGATCCTCGCCCTGGGACACAGTTTCGTGGTGCAGAACTGGAACGCGGGCTCCTCGCTCGGCGACCTCAACGTCTACGGGGCCATCGCCCAGAAGTTCCGGGGGCCGGTCGGTACCAGCAACTCGTCGGGTGGAGTCGCCTCGGGCTACGCCAAGAAGTACACGTACGACGGCCGGCTCGCCAACATCCAGCCGCCCTACTTCCTGAACGCCGGCAATTCGCCCTACAAGATCAGCGGTCTGACCGACGGATGA
- a CDS encoding type II secretion system protein: MLARIRKSMKEKDQGFTLIELLVVMIIIGILAAIAIPVFLSQRKKAQDSAAKSDASSIGKALATYFVDGTVAPTVNIVSSRYVITPAGGSAIDVGKVSNGVVLWGVGTAAAATAAPGTGLVLGTDSGQWCVGVKNPNGDAQTYKFSAQNGLEQGVCASASAP, translated from the coding sequence ATGCTCGCTCGCATCCGTAAGTCGATGAAGGAGAAGGACCAGGGCTTCACCCTGATCGAGCTCCTGGTCGTCATGATCATCATTGGCATCCTGGCCGCCATCGCGATCCCGGTCTTCCTGTCGCAGCGCAAGAAGGCCCAGGACAGCGCGGCGAAGTCGGACGCCTCGTCCATCGGTAAGGCGCTGGCGACGTACTTCGTCGACGGCACGGTGGCGCCCACGGTGAACATCGTGAGCAGCCGCTACGTGATCACCCCGGCCGGTGGCTCGGCGATCGACGTCGGCAAGGTCAGCAACGGCGTCGTTCTGTGGGGTGTCGGTACGGCCGCCGCCGCCACTGCCGCTCCGGGCACGGGCCTGGTTCTCGGCACGGACTCCGGTCAGTGGTGCGTCGGTGTGAAGAACCCGAACGGCGATGCCCAGACCTACAAGTTCTCCGCGCAGAACGGCCTCGAGCAGGGCGTCTGCGCCTCGGCCTCGGCGCCGTGA
- a CDS encoding prepilin peptidase, translating into MTTDLLPLPVLVAVVAGFGLLIGSFLNVVIIRVPQGRSVVTPRSACPTCDRPISGFDNVPVFSWLVLRGRSRCCDERISARYPVIEAFTAVVFGAVAAWAGWSWDLPALLFLAAISIALAVIDYDVHRLPNAIVLPSYPVAAVLLTLAALADGEPGRLLSAAVGGIALYAFYFVLMFIYPSGMGFGDVKLGGVLGLYLGFYGWEEAVVGGFAAFVIGAVVGLGAIAFAGATRKSMIPFGPFMLVGAWLGLIWGAGLVDWYLRLNGLR; encoded by the coding sequence GTGACAACCGATCTGCTCCCGCTGCCCGTGCTCGTCGCCGTCGTCGCCGGTTTCGGGCTGCTCATCGGCTCTTTCCTCAACGTGGTGATCATCCGCGTGCCGCAGGGGCGTTCGGTGGTGACGCCGCGCAGCGCGTGCCCGACCTGTGACCGGCCGATCAGCGGGTTCGACAACGTGCCGGTGTTCTCCTGGCTGGTGCTGCGCGGGCGCTCGCGGTGCTGCGACGAGCGGATCAGTGCCCGTTACCCGGTGATCGAGGCGTTCACCGCGGTGGTGTTCGGGGCGGTCGCGGCCTGGGCGGGCTGGTCGTGGGACCTTCCCGCGCTGCTGTTCCTGGCCGCCATCAGCATCGCCCTGGCCGTCATCGACTACGACGTGCACCGGCTTCCGAACGCGATCGTGCTGCCGTCGTACCCGGTCGCGGCGGTGCTGCTGACCCTGGCCGCCCTCGCCGACGGTGAGCCGGGTCGGCTGCTGAGCGCCGCGGTCGGCGGGATCGCGCTCTACGCCTTCTATTTCGTGCTGATGTTCATCTACCCCAGCGGGATGGGTTTCGGGGACGTGAAACTCGGCGGGGTGCTCGGGCTCTACCTCGGCTTCTACGGCTGGGAGGAGGCCGTGGTCGGCGGGTTCGCGGCCTTCGTGATCGGGGCCGTCGTGGGCCTGGGGGCCATCGCGTTCGCCGGCGCCACCCGCAAGAGCATGATCCCGTTCGGGCCGTTCATGCTGGTCGGCGCCTGGCTCGGGCTGATCTGGGGGGCCGGGCTGGTGGACTGGTACCTCCGCCTCAACGGGCTCCGCTGA
- a CDS encoding type II secretion system F family protein, which produces MATATAAKTYEYKYRDRQGKLVKGKLEAPSEDVLIQRLRQQGYAPLDVKQANTGLNVEIKMPGSNKVDLKDLAIMSRQFATMIDSGLSLLKALSILAEQTESKPLAKTLNEVRSDVEGGSSLSAAMAKHTKVFPPLMINMCRAGEVGGFLDAVLLQIAANMESEVKLRAKIKSAMTYPVVVFIMAILAVVGMLLFIVPVFTNMFASLGGTLPAPTRALVFLSAAMKVAAPIIVVLAVPGSVIWNRNKHKEGVRRVVDPLKLKVPIFGDLFRKVAISRFSRNLGTMLHAGVPILRSLEIVGEAAGNVVLRDAAKAVGESVQQGKPLAAPLAEHKVFPPMVVQMLAVGEDTGAMDSMLHKISEFYDQEVEATTEALTSIIEPLMIAVLGSLIGGMIIALYMPIFSVFNLIT; this is translated from the coding sequence ATGGCGACGGCGACCGCGGCGAAGACGTACGAGTACAAGTACCGGGACCGTCAGGGCAAGCTCGTCAAGGGCAAGCTCGAGGCCCCCAGCGAGGACGTGCTGATCCAGCGGCTCCGGCAGCAGGGTTACGCGCCGCTCGACGTGAAGCAGGCCAACACCGGCCTGAACGTCGAGATCAAGATGCCGGGCAGCAACAAGGTCGATCTCAAGGACCTGGCGATCATGAGCCGCCAGTTCGCGACGATGATCGACTCCGGCCTGTCGCTGCTGAAGGCCCTGAGCATCCTGGCCGAGCAGACCGAGAGCAAGCCCCTGGCCAAGACTCTCAACGAGGTCAGGTCGGACGTCGAGGGGGGTTCGTCGCTCTCGGCGGCAATGGCCAAGCACACCAAGGTCTTCCCACCGCTGATGATCAACATGTGCCGGGCCGGTGAGGTCGGCGGTTTCCTCGACGCGGTGCTGCTGCAGATCGCGGCGAACATGGAGTCCGAGGTCAAGCTGCGGGCGAAGATCAAGTCGGCGATGACCTACCCCGTGGTGGTTTTCATCATGGCCATCCTCGCGGTGGTGGGCATGCTGCTGTTCATCGTGCCGGTGTTCACGAACATGTTCGCGAGTCTGGGTGGCACGCTGCCGGCTCCCACCCGGGCGCTGGTGTTCCTGTCGGCGGCGATGAAGGTCGCGGCGCCGATCATCGTGGTGCTCGCCGTTCCCGGTTCGGTGATCTGGAACCGGAACAAGCACAAGGAGGGTGTGCGCCGGGTCGTGGACCCGCTGAAGCTCAAGGTGCCCATCTTCGGTGACCTCTTCAGAAAGGTCGCGATCAGCCGGTTCTCGCGAAATCTGGGAACCATGCTGCACGCCGGTGTGCCGATCCTGCGCAGCCTCGAGATCGTGGGTGAGGCGGCCGGCAACGTGGTGCTGAGGGACGCGGCCAAGGCAGTGGGGGAGAGCGTCCAGCAGGGAAAACCGCTGGCTGCCCCCCTGGCCGAGCACAAGGTGTTCCCACCCATGGTGGTGCAGATGCTGGCCGTCGGTGAGGACACCGGAGCCATGGACAGCATGCTGCACAAGATCTCCGAGTTCTACGACCAAGAGGTCGAGGCCACCACCGAGGCCCTGACGAGCATCATCGAGCCGTTGATGATCGCCGTGCTGGGGTCGCTCATCGGCGGCATGATCATCGCCCTCTACATGCCCATCTTCTCCGTCTTCAACCTGATCACGTGA
- the pilM gene encoding type IV pilus assembly protein PilM, whose translation MARRTAIGLDIGTSVVRAVELSFGRDGVTLDRFGQVVLPDGAVRDGEVVDAEAVTAAIKTLWSATRFGSKKVVLGVANQRVIVRQLDLPWMEQAELRKSLAFHVADFLPISVEDSVLDFYPLEEVTSDEGARQLRGLLVAAQRDTVLRNVQCAEKAGLRVESVDLTSFAVLRSMGRQTDLTVGTEALIDVGARVTNIVVHSAGVPRFVRILLMGGQDVTDAVSEQLGVPMDRAEGLKQNFARFAHGEQMEMVSRTVATTAQDFVDEIRGSLDYYGASSPGQPVERIVISGGGSRLNGLADRLAAGTRLPVVLGDPLWPLKLGRTGLDAEQIEFIKPLAAVPVGLALGAI comes from the coding sequence ATGGCACGACGCACGGCCATCGGACTGGACATCGGGACCTCGGTCGTCCGCGCCGTGGAGCTGTCGTTCGGACGCGACGGCGTCACGCTCGACCGCTTCGGACAGGTCGTCCTGCCGGACGGTGCGGTCCGCGACGGCGAGGTGGTGGACGCCGAGGCGGTCACCGCGGCGATCAAGACCCTGTGGTCCGCAACCCGTTTCGGCTCCAAGAAGGTGGTGCTCGGGGTCGCGAACCAGCGCGTCATCGTGCGTCAGCTGGACCTGCCCTGGATGGAACAGGCGGAACTGCGCAAGAGCCTCGCCTTCCACGTCGCCGACTTCCTCCCGATCTCGGTCGAGGACTCGGTGCTCGACTTCTACCCGCTCGAGGAGGTCACGAGCGACGAGGGCGCGCGCCAGCTGCGGGGTCTGCTCGTCGCCGCCCAGCGGGACACCGTGCTGCGCAACGTGCAGTGCGCCGAGAAGGCGGGCCTGCGCGTCGAGAGCGTCGACCTGACCTCGTTCGCGGTGCTGCGCTCGATGGGCCGCCAGACCGACCTCACCGTCGGCACCGAGGCCCTCATCGACGTCGGCGCCCGCGTCACCAACATCGTCGTGCACTCCGCCGGCGTGCCGCGTTTCGTCCGCATCCTGCTGATGGGGGGCCAGGACGTCACCGACGCGGTCTCCGAGCAGCTGGGCGTGCCGATGGACCGCGCCGAGGGACTCAAGCAGAACTTCGCCCGCTTCGCGCACGGCGAGCAGATGGAGATGGTCTCGCGCACCGTCGCCACCACCGCGCAGGACTTCGTGGACGAGATCCGGGGCTCCCTCGACTACTACGGCGCCTCGTCGCCGGGGCAGCCGGTGGAGCGGATCGTGATCTCCGGCGGCGGTTCCCGTCTCAACGGGCTCGCCGACCGGCTCGCCGCGGGCACCCGTCTGCCGGTCGTGCTGGGCGACCCGCTGTGGCCGCT